One Acropora palmata chromosome 2, jaAcrPala1.3, whole genome shotgun sequence genomic window carries:
- the LOC141874676 gene encoding glycine receptor subunit alphaZ1-like isoform X2: METKTAVVIVLAVALELVCKGEDDIDENYKKSVEEAHSLSVTINKNLENYDRKLRPNAGGKPVMVEVEFKVISFGEIKEVNMEYSMDIFFRQWWKDPRMRHNSSKPFNMAYDPTSLIWTPDTYFWNVKHAKYHRVTRENMRVRISADGEIYFSTRISVVAHCDMDLHMYPMDTQTCELRIESYAHTMDDVDYKWRSGNNKGIEIVSSKMAQFDLLRYETSNDASINSKGSFAKLRAEFKFRRRLDYYMSSVYLPEVILVVLSWCTFFITPSAVPARVSLSITTILTTILLSSTVNSEIPKVSYLKSIDFFMLTSFGFIFSALVEYIIVLNTSNVFWRKKTKEMNHDTAEEGLDDIVLKLNGSPKKMELSKLRPRKQMERSADAPSTDHWVDKTSRVLFPALFVLFLMIYTVHYKSRIEE; this comes from the exons ATGGAAACCAAAACAGCGGTTGTCATTGTGTTAGCTGTAGCTCTGGAACTGGTATGCAAAGGAGAGGACGACAT AGATGAAAATTACAAGAAGTCAGTGGAAGAAGCTCACAGTCTATCGGTAACgatcaacaaaaatttggagAATTATGATCGAAAGCTCAGACCCAATGCAGGAG GAAAACCAGTAATGGTGGAGGTAGAGTTTAAAGTTATTTCATTTGGCGAGATCAAAGAAGTTAACATG GAGTACAGCATGGACATTTTCTTCCGCCAATGGTGGAAAGATCCACGCATGCGCCATAACTCTTCTAAGCCATTCAATATGGCCTATGACCCTACGAGCCTCATATGGACACCAGATACTTACTTCTGGAACGTAAAGCATGCAAAATATCACCGAGTGACCCGAGAAAACATGCGTGTAAGAATATCGGCGGATGGAGAGATTTACTTTAGTACCAG gATTAGTGTTGTGGCGCACTGTGACATGGATCTACACATGTATCCAATGGATACTCAAACTTGTGAGCTGAGGATCGAGAGTT ACGCTCATACCATGGATGATGTTGACTACAAATGGAGAAGTGGTAACAATAAGGGAATTGAGATAGTTTCTTCAAAAATGGCTCAGTTTGATCTCCTCAGATATGAAACTTCTAATGACGCATCAATAAATAGCAAAG GATCATTTGCAAAGTTAAGAGCAGAGTTCAAGTTTAGACGACGATTGGACTATTATATGTCCTCGGTGTATTTACCGGAAGTGATCCTTGTCGTGTTGTCATGGTGCACATTTTTCATTACACCCTCAGCCGTCCCTGCTAGGGTCTCGCTCAGCATAACAACCATCCTGACCACAATCTTACTCTCTAGCACTGTAAACTCAGAAATTCCAAAG GTAAGTTACTTAAAATCTATCGACTTCTTCATGTTAACTTCATTTGGCTTCATATTCTCCGCTTTGGTGGAATATATTATCGTGTTGAACACTTCTAATGTCTTCTGGaggaagaagacaaaagaaatgaatcaTGACACAGCCGAG GAGGGACTAGACGACATCgttttgaaattaaatggTTCTCCAAAGAAAATGGAACTGAGTAAGTTGAGgccaagaaaacaaatggaGAGGAGCGCAGACGCACCATCTACCGATCACTGGGTCGACAAGACCTCGAGAGTGCTTTTCCCCGCGCTGTTTGTTCTCTTTCTAATGATCTATACCGTTCATTACAAGAGCAGGATAGAAGAATGA
- the LOC141874676 gene encoding glycine receptor subunit alphaZ1-like isoform X1: protein MFVSSERTRCFAKQKAECRFRPRNSSEEEEKCVAGAIPRDENYKKSVEEAHSLSVTINKNLENYDRKLRPNAGGKPVMVEVEFKVISFGEIKEVNMEYSMDIFFRQWWKDPRMRHNSSKPFNMAYDPTSLIWTPDTYFWNVKHAKYHRVTRENMRVRISADGEIYFSTRISVVAHCDMDLHMYPMDTQTCELRIESYAHTMDDVDYKWRSGNNKGIEIVSSKMAQFDLLRYETSNDASINSKGSFAKLRAEFKFRRRLDYYMSSVYLPEVILVVLSWCTFFITPSAVPARVSLSITTILTTILLSSTVNSEIPKVSYLKSIDFFMLTSFGFIFSALVEYIIVLNTSNVFWRKKTKEMNHDTAEEGLDDIVLKLNGSPKKMELSKLRPRKQMERSADAPSTDHWVDKTSRVLFPALFVLFLMIYTVHYKSRIEE, encoded by the exons ATGTTTGTCAGTTCCGAGCGAACACGTTGCTTCGCAAAGCAAAAGGCAGAGTGCAGATTTAGACCTCGTAACAGTAGCGAAGAAGAGGAAAAGTGTGTGGCCGGCGCTATTCCGAG AGATGAAAATTACAAGAAGTCAGTGGAAGAAGCTCACAGTCTATCGGTAACgatcaacaaaaatttggagAATTATGATCGAAAGCTCAGACCCAATGCAGGAG GAAAACCAGTAATGGTGGAGGTAGAGTTTAAAGTTATTTCATTTGGCGAGATCAAAGAAGTTAACATG GAGTACAGCATGGACATTTTCTTCCGCCAATGGTGGAAAGATCCACGCATGCGCCATAACTCTTCTAAGCCATTCAATATGGCCTATGACCCTACGAGCCTCATATGGACACCAGATACTTACTTCTGGAACGTAAAGCATGCAAAATATCACCGAGTGACCCGAGAAAACATGCGTGTAAGAATATCGGCGGATGGAGAGATTTACTTTAGTACCAG gATTAGTGTTGTGGCGCACTGTGACATGGATCTACACATGTATCCAATGGATACTCAAACTTGTGAGCTGAGGATCGAGAGTT ACGCTCATACCATGGATGATGTTGACTACAAATGGAGAAGTGGTAACAATAAGGGAATTGAGATAGTTTCTTCAAAAATGGCTCAGTTTGATCTCCTCAGATATGAAACTTCTAATGACGCATCAATAAATAGCAAAG GATCATTTGCAAAGTTAAGAGCAGAGTTCAAGTTTAGACGACGATTGGACTATTATATGTCCTCGGTGTATTTACCGGAAGTGATCCTTGTCGTGTTGTCATGGTGCACATTTTTCATTACACCCTCAGCCGTCCCTGCTAGGGTCTCGCTCAGCATAACAACCATCCTGACCACAATCTTACTCTCTAGCACTGTAAACTCAGAAATTCCAAAG GTAAGTTACTTAAAATCTATCGACTTCTTCATGTTAACTTCATTTGGCTTCATATTCTCCGCTTTGGTGGAATATATTATCGTGTTGAACACTTCTAATGTCTTCTGGaggaagaagacaaaagaaatgaatcaTGACACAGCCGAG GAGGGACTAGACGACATCgttttgaaattaaatggTTCTCCAAAGAAAATGGAACTGAGTAAGTTGAGgccaagaaaacaaatggaGAGGAGCGCAGACGCACCATCTACCGATCACTGGGTCGACAAGACCTCGAGAGTGCTTTTCCCCGCGCTGTTTGTTCTCTTTCTAATGATCTATACCGTTCATTACAAGAGCAGGATAGAAGAATGA